In Zingiber officinale cultivar Zhangliang chromosome 6A, Zo_v1.1, whole genome shotgun sequence, a single genomic region encodes these proteins:
- the LOC121998113 gene encoding cyclin-A1-4-like has translation MNRRLSLSSSASVKRPAASDNPAKLPAAVAEQAKKRVALGNITNKNNVGKNPNRTIGAKGGNKPNAASSASNIKKRPTTSNRDTRSSAISSFTPVVRTDAIVANIKNSVLVNNEAKLATCLAPNSILKSPSSSRDSVSLDETMSSCDSMKSPDFEYVDNGDSQAIATLERRAKENLLISERAEETGFKWKTDVSTPMEVDDFIDVDANHNNPQFCTTLACDIYKHLRIAETKKRPSTDFMEMIQKDINASMRSILVDWLVEVAEEYRLVPDTLYLTVNYIDRYLSGNEINRQRLQLLGVACMLIASKYEEICAPQVEEFCYITDNTYFKDEVLQMETEVLKYLKFEMTAPTAKCFLRRFIRAAQVSDEVPAMQIEFLANYVAELSLLEYNFLCYAPSLVAASAIFLANFILQPTKRPWNATLGHYTLYKPSDLSSCVKALHSLLCASAGSNLPAIREKYSQHKYKFVAKKNCPASIPPEFFQD, from the exons ATGAATCGGCGGTTGTCGTTGTCATCGTCGGCCTCGGTGAAGAGGCCAGCGGCGTCGGATAACCCTGCCAAGTTGCCGGCAGCTGTTGCAGAGCAAGCCAAAAAGAGGGTTGCGCTTGGGAATATCACCAACAAGAACAATGTCGGAAAGAACCCTAACCGGACGATTGGAGCTAAAGGGGGAAAT AAACCTAATGCAGCAAGTTCAGCTTCAAATATAAAGAAGAGACCTACAACTAGTAATCGTGATACAAGATCAAGTGCAATTTCTTCATTTACGCCAGTTGTCAGAACAGATGCCATTGTGGCTAACATTAAAAATTCAGTCCTAGTAAACAATGAGGCAAAACTTGCTACTTGCCTTGCTCCCAACAGTATACTTAAATCACCTAGTTCCTCAAGAGATTCTGTTTCCTTGGATGAAACAATGTCAAGCTGTGACTCCATGAAAAGTCCTGATTTTGAGTATGTAGACAATGGAGACTCTCAAGCTATTGCCACATTGGAGAGGAGAGCCAAAGAAAATCTGCTCATTTCTGAGCGGGCAGAGGAAACTG GATTCAAATGGAAGACTGATGTTTCCACACCCATGGAAGTTGACGATTTCATTGATGTTGACGCAAATCATAATAATCCACAGTTTTGCACCACACTTGCTTGTGATATTTACAAACATTTACGCATAGCTGAG ACTAAGAAAAGGCCTTCCACGGATTTCATGGAAATGATCCAGAAGGATATTAATGCTAGCATGCGTTCAATTCTAGTAGATTGGCTAGTGGAG GTTGCAGAAGAATATCGACTTGTCCCTGATACATTGTATTTGACTGTCAATTACATTGATCGGTATCTTTCGGGAAATGAGATCAACCGCCAACGGCTACAACTTCTTGGTGTTGCTTGTATGCTTATTGCTTC AAAATATGAGGAGATCTGTGCCCCACAAGTTGAAGAATTTTGCTACATAACAGATAACACATATTTCAAGGACGAG GTTTTGCAAATGGAAACTGAAGTTTTGAAGTATCTGAAGTTTGAAATGACAGCACCAACTGCCAAGTGTTTCTTGAG GAGATTCATCCGTGCCGCTCAAGTGTCtgatgag GTTCCTGCAATGCAAATCGAGTTTCTAGCCAATTATGTCGCAGAGCTATCGCTTCTTGAGTACAACTTCCTTTGCTATGCCCCGTCATTAGTAGCAGCTTCAGCTATCTTTTTGGCAAATTTCATTCTGCAACCAACGAAGAGGCCTTGG AATGCGACACTAGGCCACTACACGCTATACAAACCATCTGATCTCTCAAGCTGTGTGAAGGCATTGCACAGCCTTCTCTGTGCAAGCGCCGGCAGCAACCTACCTGCGATCAGAGAGAAGtacagtcagcacaag TACAAGTTTGTTGCCAAGAAGAATTGCCCTGCTTCCATACCTCCAGAATTTTTCCAGGATTAG
- the LOC121995348 gene encoding sucrose transport protein SUT1-like: MAKNNEEAEDGSGSVEIASNDRGDVGPPQARPISLMRLFFACMVAGGVQYGWALQLSLLTPYVQTLGLSHALSSIIWLCGPIAGFVVQPIVGLWSDRCRSRFGKRRPFISAGCLLICTAVIVVGFSSDIGYALGDTKEHCSIYRGPRWHAAMVYCLGFWLLDFSNNTVQGPTRALMADIAGQHGPNAANAIFCSWMAAGNLLGYACGSNGNWHKWFPFLMTNACCEACANLKAAFLIAVVFLLMCLTVTLMLANEVPLLDSHLTKEQQSTGLFNIFRSFKNLPPGMPSVLIVTSITWLSWFPFLLYDTDWMGREVYHGNPRGTDAQIDAYNQGVREGAVGLLLNSVVLGLSSFIIEPMCRKVTPRVVWVFSNFFVFLGMTAICLTSVWSLKKFSQGSIQLAISADTDVKVVSLVIFAALGLPLAVLFSVPFAVASQLAAKVDGGQGLCIGVLNISIVIPQVIIALGAGPWDAIFDQGNLPAFALASAFALLSGVAGIFLLPKLSGNSFKSSGLAGMH; encoded by the exons atggctaaGAATAACGAAGAAGCTGAAGATGGCAGCGGCAGCGTTGAAATCGCGAGCAACGACAGAGGCGACGTCGGACCCCCACAGGCGAGGCCCATCAGCTTAATGAGGCTCTTCTTCGCCTGCATGGTTGCCGGCGGGGTGCAATACGGCTGGGCATTGCAACTTTCCCTACTCACTCCTTACgtccaa ACATTAGGGTTATCACATGCTCTCTCCTCTATCATATGGCTCTGTGGTCCAATAGCCGGCTTTGTG GTTCAACCTATTGTTGGACTTTGGAGCGATCGTTGTCGATCGAGATTTGGAAAAAGAAGACCCTTCATATCTGCTGGATGTTTATTGATATGTACAGCT GTAATTGTGGTAGGATTTTCTTCAGATATTGGGTATGCACTCGGCGATACAAAAGAGCATTGTAG CATCTATCGCGGCCCTCGATGGCATGCAGCCATGGTGTACTGCCTTGGATTTTGGCTGCTAGATTTCTCCAATAACACAGTTCAA GGGCCGACTCGAGCACTCATGGCGGATATCGCTG GTCAGCATGGACCCAATGCAGCAAATGCTATATTCTGTTCATGGATGGCTGCAGGAAATCTATTGGGATACGCCTGTGGCTCCAATGGGAATTGGCACAA GTGGTTTCCTTTCTTAATGACAAATGCTTGTTGCGAAGCGTGTGCAAATCTAAAGGCTGCCTTTCTGATTGCTGTG GTATTTCTACTCATGTGCCTCACGGTCACTCTAATGCTTGCAAATGAAGTCCCTCTGCTTGATTCTCATCTGACAAAAGAGCAACAATCAACAGGATTGTTTAATATATTTAGATCTTTCAAGAACTTGCCCCCTGGAATGCCTTCAGTTCTTATTGTCACTTCCATAACTTGG TTGTCGTGGTTTCCATTTTTGCTCTACGACACTGATTGGATGGGTCGCGAAGTGTACCATGGTAATCCAAGAGGAACTGATGCACAAATAGATGCTTATAATCAAGGTGTCAGAGAAGGTGCAGTTGGATTGCTTCTGAACTCG GTCGTGTTGGGGCTTTCTTCTTTCATCATTGAGCCGATGTGCAGGAAAGTGACTCCAAGGGTGGTTTGGGTGTTTAGCAACTTCTTTGTGTTCCTAGGCATGACAGCAATTTGCCTCACGAGCGTTTGGTCCTTGAAGAAATTCTCTCAGGGCTCAATTCAACTAGCAATCAGTGCAGATACTGATGTTAAAGTTGTTTCTCTAGTAATCTTCGCAGCTTTAGGTTTACCTCTAGCA GTTCTGTTTAGTGTTCCTTTTGCTGTTGCATCTCAATTGGCAGCTAAAGTGGATGGTGGCCAAG GTCTTTGCATTGGAGTCTTGAACATCTCGATAGTAATTCCTCAG GTGATTATTGCTCTTGGAGCTGGCCCATGGGATGCAATCTTCGACCAAGGGAACCTCCCTGCTTTCGCTTTGGCGTCGGCTTTCGCCTTACTCTCTGGCGTTGCCGGAATCTTTTTGCTTCCCAAGCTCTCAGGCAATAGCTTCAAGAGTTCAGGGCTCGCTGGAATGCATTGA